From one Lotus japonicus ecotype B-129 chromosome 3, LjGifu_v1.2 genomic stretch:
- the LOC130743918 gene encoding uncharacterized protein LOC130743918, whose product MVDVKAILNALLFCKNYGLKNVMVESDSTLAVGWVITKSNRPWKLLNDINQIDHLISEVNCTRAFHIFREANTIADSLAKEGCNRVAPLVEVLHSAAVLNS is encoded by the coding sequence ATGGTAGACGTAAAAGCTATCCTCAATGCTCTTTTATTCTGCAAAAATTATGGCTTAAAAAATGTGATGGTAGAGAGCGACTCAACTCTCGCGGTTGGATGGGTGATTACTAAATCAAACCGACCTTGGAAGCTATTGAATGACATCAACCAAATTGATCATCTTATTTCTGAAGTGAACTGTACAAGAGCTTTCCACATTTTCAGAGAAGCAAATACTATTGCAGACTCTTTGGCAAAGGAAGGATGTAATCGTGTTGCTCCTTTGGTTGAAGTTCTTCACTCTGCTGCTGTCTTGAATTCCTGA